In Monodelphis domestica isolate mMonDom1 chromosome 4, mMonDom1.pri, whole genome shotgun sequence, one DNA window encodes the following:
- the APOC2 gene encoding apolipoprotein C-II isoform X3: MGAKSLPVLTFCLLLVLLLGSAAQAARPRFRREESPTMLSKFQSQLYGYWESAKAKAHQIYEKVQIPAMDQNIRHAYNKGSEAMTTYTGILTDQIIHLLKGDQ; the protein is encoded by the exons ATGGGTGCCAAGAGCCTCCcagtccttaccttctgcctgCTGCTGGTGCTGCTGCTGGGCTCAG CAGCCCAGGCTGCCAGGCCCCGATTTCGACGGGAAGAAAGCCCTACCATGCTGAGTAAGTTCCAGAGCCAACTCTATGGCTACTGGGAGTCTGCCAAAGCGAAAGCCCATCAAATCTATGAGAAAGTGCAGATACCTGCAATGGATCAGAATATCAG GCATGCCTATAACAAAGGCTCCGAGGCCATGACCACATACACTGGGATTCTGACAGATCAGATCATTCACCTGCTCAAGGGGGACCAGTGA
- the APOC2 gene encoding apolipoprotein C-II isoform X1 codes for MSRHTSGASVLPAIMGAKSLPVLTFCLLLVLLLGSAAQAARPRFRREESPTMLSKFQSQLYGYWESAKAKAHQIYEKVQIPAMDQNIRHAYNKGSEAMTTYTGILTDQIIHLLKGDQ; via the exons ATGAGCAGACACACATCTGGGGCTTCAG TTCTTCCTGCCATCATGGGTGCCAAGAGCCTCCcagtccttaccttctgcctgCTGCTGGTGCTGCTGCTGGGCTCAG CAGCCCAGGCTGCCAGGCCCCGATTTCGACGGGAAGAAAGCCCTACCATGCTGAGTAAGTTCCAGAGCCAACTCTATGGCTACTGGGAGTCTGCCAAAGCGAAAGCCCATCAAATCTATGAGAAAGTGCAGATACCTGCAATGGATCAGAATATCAG GCATGCCTATAACAAAGGCTCCGAGGCCATGACCACATACACTGGGATTCTGACAGATCAGATCATTCACCTGCTCAAGGGGGACCAGTGA
- the APOC2 gene encoding apolipoprotein C-II isoform X4, translated as MGAKSLPVLTFCLLLVLLLGSAQAARPRFRREESPTMLSKFQSQLYGYWESAKAKAHQIYEKVQIPAMDQNIRHAYNKGSEAMTTYTGILTDQIIHLLKGDQ; from the exons ATGGGTGCCAAGAGCCTCCcagtccttaccttctgcctgCTGCTGGTGCTGCTGCTGGGCTCAG CCCAGGCTGCCAGGCCCCGATTTCGACGGGAAGAAAGCCCTACCATGCTGAGTAAGTTCCAGAGCCAACTCTATGGCTACTGGGAGTCTGCCAAAGCGAAAGCCCATCAAATCTATGAGAAAGTGCAGATACCTGCAATGGATCAGAATATCAG GCATGCCTATAACAAAGGCTCCGAGGCCATGACCACATACACTGGGATTCTGACAGATCAGATCATTCACCTGCTCAAGGGGGACCAGTGA
- the APOC2 gene encoding apolipoprotein C-II isoform X2 produces the protein MSRHTSGASVLPAIMGAKSLPVLTFCLLLVLLLGSAQAARPRFRREESPTMLSKFQSQLYGYWESAKAKAHQIYEKVQIPAMDQNIRHAYNKGSEAMTTYTGILTDQIIHLLKGDQ, from the exons ATGAGCAGACACACATCTGGGGCTTCAG TTCTTCCTGCCATCATGGGTGCCAAGAGCCTCCcagtccttaccttctgcctgCTGCTGGTGCTGCTGCTGGGCTCAG CCCAGGCTGCCAGGCCCCGATTTCGACGGGAAGAAAGCCCTACCATGCTGAGTAAGTTCCAGAGCCAACTCTATGGCTACTGGGAGTCTGCCAAAGCGAAAGCCCATCAAATCTATGAGAAAGTGCAGATACCTGCAATGGATCAGAATATCAG GCATGCCTATAACAAAGGCTCCGAGGCCATGACCACATACACTGGGATTCTGACAGATCAGATCATTCACCTGCTCAAGGGGGACCAGTGA